In the Candidatus Bathyarchaeia archaeon genome, AAACCGCTGGGGGCATGTTGCTTTCGGTGGCAAAGAAGGATTTGGCGGATTTGCTAGATGCGTTAGAGAAGCGGAACGTGGACCACGTTGAGGTGGGCTACGTGACAGCTGGCGAGGGCATCGTAACGGTTGCCAAGGACGCAAAAATCGTCGAAATCTAAGCGTGAACCCTTTTTTAATCACAAAACTTGCTGTGTCTATTAGGCTGCAAATATTAATTGTATGCAGAACCTATAGAGGGGAGGACCCTTACTGTAGGATTTCCAAGTTAAACGTGTTTACTGGACAGTTGGACGGTTAGATTACCCATTAAAGGACCTACCAAATGCCGCTGTTGTTTGACCTCATGGTTGCTGAACGTGCGCTCGGCGTTAGGGCAGCTTTGTTACCCCTTCCACGTGGGCAAAGTGTTCATCGAACGAATAAAGCTCTTGTACGCCGTTTTGCTGCATTACGTCAACCGCCAAAGCGTCGTTAGCCTCAAGCTTTAGGTCCTCGCCTAACTCAACTGCCACAAAATACTGCTCACTGGAGACGCCCACAATTTTTAGGTTGTCCAACATGAAAAGTCCCCTCATAATCGTGGTTAGCTGTTCCTGCGGTAAGCCATGTTTAAGGATGTTTGCAACCTCTGAGAGGTGAACCACCGTAATTAGTGCTTCTTCTTTGCCTTCAAAGATGTTGGCGATTATTTTTTTGGCTTGCTCTTTCATCTGATGCTCTTTTTCTGACAGCTGCTTTTTGGGTTTGTAAAAAGCGTAAATGAAGACATTGGCGTCTAAGAATCTCATTTGCCTGATGCCTCATAGAAGCGCTTTTCAAACTCGCTCCAGTTTCCTATGGCTTCCACGCCTAAGTCCACTTGGTCGAAGTATTTGGTGAGGTCAACTTGGCGTTTTGGGACGAGTTTTAGGTATCCTTTGCGTTTGATGACGAAGACCTCTTTGCTTTCGCCAAGCTCTGACTCTCGCCAGTCAGCAGGCAGGATAAGACGACCCTGTGAATCCATTTTTTTAACTTCAACCCCAGTTTCCAAGCTTAATCACCATAAATTATGGTGTTGCTCCAGTAAAATAAGGTTTACCTACGTTGCGTTAAACCAATTAATAGGCTGAAAAACATAGGGGGATAGGGCTATAGCGAAACGTAGCTGACCTACCACGGGAATAGGCATGTTAGTATTTTGGGGGGTACCTGTCGGTGTATCCCGCCTTACCCATAACCCACGATTCACACCACGCCTTATCCGCCCACGCTCGCTCCGCAAGAAACCGCCGTCCGCCTTCAAAATGCATCTTCGCCTCTAACCGGTAATTCTCTGCTGCTGCCAAAAACGCATCTTTGCCCCGAAAATCCAGCTCCACCGCCTTTCCCACTTCACTCTGATGTTGCGACCACGCAAGCAGGGTTTCGGCTTGGTTTTCGCGGCTAATTCCCGCCCAAAACGGCGAATGCTGCTTTTCCAACTCCGCCGCACAGGAAGCGAAGACAGTTTGGGCTTCCTCAAACTTGTGTCGCAGGCTTAACGCGGCGGCTTCTCTGAGGTGCCCAAGCTCTTGTAACGGAACGGCGCCCAAGGTCACCTTAAAGTCCTCTTTTATGGTGCCTTTAGCGAGGCGGGTGCGGAGCTTTGAGAGGTCTTCGTAGCGGTTAATGTTCACAAAGCTTTTCAGTTCAGGGTCCAATGTGTGGATTTTGCCCACGGGAGATACAAACAGCACCTTTTCTGCGCCTCTTACCACATCGTCGGAGCGGGGACGCCTTAGGCGACAGAGGGTTTCC is a window encoding:
- a CDS encoding type II toxin-antitoxin system VapC family toxin, with product MRFLDANVFIYAFYKPKKQLSEKEHQMKEQAKKIIANIFEGKEEALITVVHLSEVANILKHGLPQEQLTTIMRGLFMLDNLKIVGVSSEQYFVAVELGEDLKLEANDALAVDVMQQNGVQELYSFDEHFAHVEGVTKLP
- a CDS encoding MraZ N-terminal domain-containing protein; the encoded protein is METGVEVKKMDSQGRLILPADWRESELGESKEVFVIKRKGYLKLVPKRQVDLTKYFDQVDLGVEAIGNWSEFEKRFYEASGK
- a CDS encoding molybdenum cofactor guanylyltransferase; protein product: MTRRAALILAGGKARRFQLGQGEWRDKALAELSGKPMLVHVVENARKVVDEVWVCVNEEARKANYVYTLKDYSLGEVGFAVDEQISHVSGPNVAIMTGLKAAKADYCITLPCDMPLMNPKITQYLFDAAEDAQAQVTVPMWPNGRIETLVMALERESATQIMETLCRLRRPRSDDVVRGAEKVLFVSPVGKIHTLDPELKSFVNINRYEDLSKLRTRLAKGTIKEDFKVTLGAVPLQELGHLREAAALSLRHKFEEAQTVFASCAAELEKQHSPFWAGISRENQAETLLAWSQHQSEVGKAVELDFRGKDAFLAAAENYRLEAKMHFEGGRRFLAERAWADKAWCESWVMGKAGYTDRYPPKY